One genomic window of Osmia bicornis bicornis chromosome 3, iOsmBic2.1, whole genome shotgun sequence includes the following:
- the LOC114871156 gene encoding protein dpy-30 homolog, protein MASGGENTTEERTEPSAPAQPLTNVVSETAHRILAMNKDSDLSGVPPKKSRVEVQSLPTRQYLDQTVVPILLQALSTLAKERPADPISFLAGYLLRNKSQYDNGESPPTSQ, encoded by the exons ATGGCGTCAGGCGGTG AAAATACGACAGAAGAAAGAACCGAGCCATCAGCTCCGGCACAACCCCTCACCAATGTTGTGAGTGAAACAGCGCAC AGGATATTAGCAATGAATAAGGATTCTGATCTATCTGGTGTACCGCCAAAGAAATCTCGAGTTGAGGTACAATCTCTACCAACGAGACAATACTTGGATCAGACCGTAGTTCCAATTTTGTTACAAGCACTGTCAACTCTAGCTAAGGAAAGACCTGCCGACCCTATTAGCTTTTTAGCAGGATATTTGTTAAGGAACAAGAGCCAATACGATAATGGTGAATCTCCACCAACTAGTCAATGA